In Arthrobacter sp. QXT-31, one genomic interval encodes:
- the ureC gene encoding urease subunit alpha, translated as MSFELSRRQYADLYGPTTGDAIRLADTGLFLEIENDLTNYGEEVVFGGGKVIRDGMGQNGQATRDEDVPDTVITNVVVLDYTGIYKADVALKDGHIFRIGKAGNPQISDGVDIVIGASTEIIAGERKILTAGGVDSHIHFISAGQVATALCSGVTTMVGGGTGPAEGTKATTVTPGKWHIQRMLQAAEGLPVNIGLLGKGHASAVEPLAEQVRAGAVGLKVHEDWGSTTSSIDTSLKVADQYDVQVAIHTDTLNECGFVEDTIRAIGGRVIHTFHTEGAGGGHAPDIIRIAGLPNVLPASTNPTLPYTRNTIEEHLDMLMVCHHLNPDIPEDVAFADSRIRAETIAAEDVLQDLGIFAITSSDSQAMGRVGEVITRTWQVADKMKKQRGVLKDPTGAVHGSADSDNFRLKRYVAKYTINPAIAQGMADAIGSVEEGKFADLVLWDPAFFGVKPELVLKGGQIAYALMGDANASIPTPQPRTMRPMFATHGRALQKSSITFLSQAAIDAGVPGELGLEKIIRPVSGIRTLAKADLKFNDATPDIQVDPETYRVTVDGDEVTCEPSDVLPMAQRYFLF; from the coding sequence ATGAGCTTCGAATTGTCCCGCAGGCAGTACGCGGACCTTTACGGCCCGACGACGGGCGACGCCATCCGCCTGGCGGACACCGGGCTGTTCCTCGAAATCGAGAATGACCTCACCAATTACGGCGAGGAAGTGGTGTTCGGCGGCGGCAAGGTCATCCGGGACGGCATGGGCCAGAACGGCCAGGCCACGCGGGATGAGGACGTTCCGGATACGGTCATCACCAACGTTGTGGTGCTCGACTACACCGGCATCTACAAGGCCGACGTCGCGCTGAAGGACGGCCACATCTTCAGGATCGGCAAGGCCGGCAACCCGCAGATCTCCGACGGCGTGGACATCGTCATCGGCGCCAGCACCGAAATCATTGCGGGGGAACGCAAGATCCTCACCGCCGGTGGAGTGGACAGCCACATCCACTTCATTTCCGCAGGCCAGGTGGCCACTGCCCTCTGCAGCGGCGTCACCACCATGGTCGGCGGCGGGACCGGGCCCGCTGAAGGCACCAAGGCCACCACAGTCACCCCTGGAAAATGGCACATCCAGCGCATGCTGCAGGCAGCAGAGGGGCTTCCCGTCAATATCGGGCTGCTGGGCAAGGGGCACGCTTCCGCCGTCGAGCCGCTGGCCGAGCAGGTCCGGGCAGGCGCGGTGGGCCTGAAGGTCCACGAGGACTGGGGTTCCACCACGTCCTCAATCGACACCTCGCTGAAGGTGGCGGACCAATATGACGTGCAGGTGGCCATCCACACGGACACGCTGAACGAATGCGGCTTCGTTGAGGACACGATCCGGGCCATCGGCGGCCGCGTCATCCACACGTTCCACACAGAGGGCGCAGGGGGCGGGCACGCTCCGGACATCATCAGGATTGCCGGCCTGCCGAACGTGCTTCCGGCCTCCACCAACCCCACTTTGCCCTACACCCGCAACACCATCGAAGAGCACCTGGACATGCTCATGGTGTGCCACCACCTCAATCCGGACATCCCTGAGGATGTGGCGTTCGCCGATTCCCGCATCCGTGCCGAGACCATCGCCGCGGAGGACGTCCTGCAGGACCTCGGCATTTTCGCCATCACGTCGTCTGACTCCCAGGCCATGGGACGCGTGGGCGAGGTAATTACGCGCACCTGGCAGGTGGCAGACAAGATGAAGAAGCAGCGGGGAGTCCTCAAGGACCCGACCGGTGCAGTCCACGGAAGCGCAGACAGCGACAACTTCCGGCTGAAGCGCTACGTGGCCAAGTACACCATCAACCCGGCCATCGCCCAGGGCATGGCTGATGCCATCGGCTCGGTGGAGGAGGGCAAGTTCGCGGACCTGGTGCTCTGGGATCCGGCGTTCTTCGGCGTGAAGCCCGAGCTGGTCCTCAAGGGAGGCCAGATCGCCTACGCCCTGATGGGCGACGCGAATGCCTCCATCCCCACGCCCCAGCCGCGCACCATGCGGCCCATGTTCGCCACCCACGGCAGGGCGCTGCAGAAGTCGTCCATCACCTTCCTGTCCCAGGCCGCGATCGACGCGGGCGTGCCCGGGGAGCTGGGGCTGGAGAAGATCATCCGGCCGGTCTCAGGCATCCGCACCCTGGCCAAGGCGGACCTGAAGTTCAACGACGCCACGCCCGACATCCAGGTGGATCCGGAAACGTACAGGGTGACGGTGGACGGGGACGAGGTCACCTGCGAACCGTCGGACGTGCTGCCCATGGCGCAGCGGTACTTCCTCTTCTAG
- a CDS encoding urease subunit beta produces MIPGEYVLRPEPLVINRGREAIDVVVLNTGDRPVQVGSHYHFAEANPALEFDRDAAYGRRLDIPAGTAARFEPGDSKTVRLVRLAGSREVHGLSNAVNGRLDDGSGTGDQDGSAR; encoded by the coding sequence ATGATTCCCGGAGAGTATGTCCTGCGTCCTGAACCGCTGGTCATCAACCGTGGCCGGGAGGCGATCGACGTCGTCGTCCTTAACACCGGCGACCGGCCGGTCCAGGTGGGCTCGCACTACCACTTCGCGGAGGCGAACCCGGCGCTGGAATTCGACCGCGACGCCGCTTACGGGCGCCGCCTGGACATCCCCGCGGGAACCGCCGCACGGTTCGAACCGGGCGACAGCAAGACCGTCCGGCTGGTCAGGCTGGCCGGGAGCCGTGAGGTCCACGGACTCAGCAACGCCGTGAACGGCCGCCTCGACGACGGCAGCGGCACCGGTGACCAGGACGGGAGTGCGCGATGA
- a CDS encoding urease subunit gamma: protein MHLLPREQEKLMIVVAADLARRRQTRGLKLNYPEAVAIISYELIEGARDGRTVAELMSYGTTLLARDDVMEGVPEMIHEVQIEATFPDGTKLVTVHNPIR, encoded by the coding sequence ATGCATTTGCTGCCCCGTGAGCAGGAGAAGCTCATGATCGTGGTCGCTGCCGACCTCGCCCGCAGGCGCCAGACACGCGGACTCAAACTGAACTACCCCGAAGCCGTTGCGATCATCAGCTATGAGCTGATCGAGGGGGCCCGGGACGGCCGCACCGTGGCCGAACTCATGAGCTACGGCACCACGCTGCTCGCCCGCGACGACGTCATGGAGGGCGTGCCGGAGATGATCCACGAGGTCCAGATCGAGGCCACCTTTCCGGATGGCACCAAGCTGGTCACCGTCCACAATCCCATCCGATAG
- a CDS encoding cysteine hydrolase family protein produces MIALLIIDMQNAFFEAPELAEQQERVVSSCNRLLEGFTASGHKALLVGTEHERDKSTWTLSMLDDDQGFIFRGSKQAEAVPGLATDGLPQLSKTRDSAFVGTDLLSRLRNWGADEVVLAGVSTHNCIAQTAADAFAHNIRVTYAEDAMASEDNQDAADMLRILSTTYRQPVQSSDEILARIRDAASGGR; encoded by the coding sequence ATGATTGCCCTGCTCATTATCGACATGCAGAATGCGTTCTTCGAAGCGCCGGAACTGGCAGAACAGCAGGAGCGGGTGGTCAGCTCCTGCAACAGGCTCCTGGAAGGGTTCACCGCCTCGGGGCACAAGGCGCTGCTGGTCGGCACCGAGCACGAGCGGGACAAGTCCACCTGGACGCTGAGCATGCTGGACGACGACCAGGGCTTCATTTTCCGCGGGAGCAAGCAAGCGGAGGCTGTGCCGGGCCTCGCCACCGACGGCCTGCCGCAGCTGAGCAAGACGCGGGACAGCGCCTTTGTGGGCACCGACCTGCTGTCCCGGCTGCGGAACTGGGGCGCCGATGAAGTGGTGCTGGCCGGCGTCTCCACGCACAACTGCATCGCCCAGACGGCTGCGGACGCCTTCGCCCACAACATCCGGGTTACGTACGCGGAGGACGCCATGGCCTCGGAGGACAACCAGGACGCCGCGGACATGCTGCGCATCCTGTCCACCACGTACCGGCAGCCCGTTCAGTCGAGCGACGAAATCCTCGCCCGAATCAGGGACGCAGCCAGCGGCGGCCGCTGA
- a CDS encoding LacI family DNA-binding transcriptional regulator, with translation MAVTMNDVARAAGVSLKTVSNVLNNYEFIRPATRQKVLEAISELGYEANLTARSLRSGKSRMLGLVVSDLSVPYYAELASKLMTAAAARDYRVLVEQSSATRANELSALHGSLSQLTDGLLFTPLVLDADAVAAARRGTKPLVMLGEHIDDPRFDLVTMKNVGAAKAMTAHLLAGGRRRIAVIGAAPADSFGSPGLRLAGYREALAEAGVDFDPALIVPADWRRDGGASAVGRLLEGGQPFDAVFGLNDALALGALHELLIRGIRVPEDAAVAGFDDIDEARFSSPSLTTVAPGMDEIAERSVQLLIDRIEGTEKTSGGVHMEAQFELRIRASAP, from the coding sequence ATGGCCGTGACAATGAACGATGTTGCCCGTGCGGCCGGAGTCTCTCTGAAAACCGTGTCGAATGTGCTCAACAACTATGAGTTCATCAGGCCGGCTACCCGGCAGAAAGTGCTCGAGGCCATCTCCGAGCTTGGCTATGAGGCCAACCTGACCGCCCGGAGCCTGCGTTCCGGAAAGTCCCGCATGCTGGGCCTGGTGGTGTCCGACCTTTCCGTGCCGTACTACGCAGAGCTTGCTTCCAAGCTCATGACCGCGGCCGCGGCCCGGGACTACCGGGTTCTGGTGGAGCAGTCCTCGGCGACCCGGGCCAACGAGCTCAGCGCCCTGCACGGATCCCTGAGCCAGCTGACGGACGGGCTCCTGTTCACCCCTTTGGTGCTCGACGCGGACGCTGTGGCGGCAGCACGGCGCGGAACCAAACCTCTCGTGATGCTCGGCGAGCATATCGACGACCCGCGGTTCGACCTCGTCACCATGAAGAACGTGGGCGCGGCCAAGGCCATGACAGCCCACCTGCTGGCGGGAGGCCGCCGTCGTATTGCCGTTATCGGTGCCGCACCCGCGGACAGTTTCGGTTCGCCCGGCCTTCGGCTGGCCGGGTACCGGGAGGCATTGGCCGAGGCCGGCGTCGACTTTGATCCGGCCCTGATTGTGCCCGCGGACTGGCGCCGTGACGGTGGCGCGTCGGCAGTGGGGCGCCTGCTCGAGGGCGGCCAGCCGTTCGACGCTGTCTTCGGATTGAACGACGCGCTGGCTCTTGGCGCGCTGCATGAGCTGCTGATCCGGGGGATCAGGGTTCCCGAGGATGCAGCCGTGGCCGGGTTCGATGATATTGATGAGGCGCGGTTCTCGTCACCGTCGCTGACAACGGTTGCGCCGGGCATGGACGAGATCGCCGAGCGGTCGGTGCAGCTGCTGATCGACCGCATCGAGGGGACCGAGAAGACTTCCGGTGGTGTGCATATGGAAGCGCAATTCGAGCTGCGGATCCGTGCTTCCGCCCCTTAG